The following DNA comes from Deltaproteobacteria bacterium.
ATTCAACTTAATGCGTTAACCAGCACGCGAATATGAGGTTGAAAAGTTCTCGAGGCTCTGAGGTCCAAATCTCAACCCCTAGGCACGATCACTTTAGCCTTGACCAAGAGGTCATCCATATGAGGGTCGCCGATGGAGCGCCGGCTGTGCCAACACAGTGTCTATCTCGGGGTCGACTATATGGCTAAGAAATTTTCGATGGTTTCTTTGTCGAGGGGATGTAAGTAGAGGAACCGAATCCCTATCCCTATTTTCTTTTGCGCACTTAACTCGCTCGAATCGCGCATCACCCTCACCACTTCACCGGTGGCTTGAATAGGTCTTGATTTTTCATCGACACTAAATCTTAAAAATACCTGCGTACCCACCTTAATGGGAATGTCGCTTTCTATGAAAATACCCCCGAGGCTTATATCCGTGGAAAAAAAGTAAAGTACACCCTCACTATCTTCGTTTTCAAAAACAACCTGAGTACGAATGGGTTTACGTGGAAATAAACGCTTTTCTTTTTTGGGCCTAGCACACATGAAATGAAACCCCCAGCTTTTGCAATACCCCTCTCAATTCCCCTGGGCTAAAGGGTTTATGAAGGATAATGTTTTGTTGATTACCTGCAAGAGCAGGCGAGTTAGATGACTGACTTAATAAAAAAATACAAACCTGACTCTTGAGTAAGGCAGTAGGAAATTTTGGAATAGAATCATCTAAGATAATAACGTCGGATGAGCCAGCCTTTTTAGACAAACTTTCAGTGAATTCAGGATAGAAAATGAACGTCGCACCTAACTTACCTAAAGCAAGTTGAATTAAATTCTGGTTAAGACCTACTTTCGCAAAAATATGTAGAACCGGTTGTTTTTTTTCTACCATAACCTTCGATCCTTCAAGGCAGGAAACTCTTCCCGGATTTTTCGTAGCCTGTTCAAATTCAATTCACAATTTAAAACCTCAAGGCCAGTCCCCAACTTTCCTAAACAGACCCCCCAAGGATCGTAGACACTTGAATTACCAGCATAGATTTCTCCGTGCAAACTTTGGCCCACTTTATTTACCCCCAAAACGTAAGACTGATTTTCAATAGCCCGGGCTTTAAGTAAAGTATTAAAATGATCAAGCCTTGGCTTAGGCCATGCAGCTGGGATAGCGATAACCTCTACATTCCACTTTAACATTTTTCTGAAAACTTCAGGGAAGCGGAGATCATAACAAATAGCGACCCCCAAAGAGACGCC
Coding sequences within:
- a CDS encoding PilZ domain-containing protein, whose product is MCARPKKEKRLFPRKPIRTQVVFENEDSEGVLYFFSTDISLGGIFIESDIPIKVGTQVFLRFSVDEKSRPIQATGEVVRVMRDSSELSAQKKIGIGIRFLYLHPLDKETIENFLAI